A stretch of Schaalia odontolytica DNA encodes these proteins:
- a CDS encoding TfoX/Sxy family protein encodes MSSTDQYLEFVLDLLGELDDVAHRKMMGEYVLYYRSKVVGGIYDDRFLLKVTPASERLLPEAPRVIPYEGAKEMLLVEIEDRDALFDVISAMWEELPAPKQRKKK; translated from the coding sequence ATGTCGTCCACCGACCAATATCTGGAGTTCGTGCTCGACCTGCTAGGCGAGCTGGACGATGTGGCGCACCGCAAGATGATGGGCGAATATGTTCTCTACTACCGGAGCAAGGTCGTGGGTGGCATCTACGATGACCGCTTCCTGCTCAAGGTCACGCCCGCCTCCGAACGGCTTCTGCCCGAGGCCCCGCGCGTCATCCCCTACGAGGGAGCGAAGGAGATGCTCCTCGTCGAGATAGAGGACCGCGACGCGCTGTTCGACGTAATCTCAGCCATGTGGGAGGAGCTACCTGCGCCGAAGCAAAGGAAGAAAAAGTAG
- a CDS encoding glycoside hydrolase family 66 protein, giving the protein METRHPLTIPAAIVLGTAVVATALPLPSSTPATATGTAHVTRAYTDKSTHEPGKQATITAEASTEGTVHFSVSHLGVEIDSGDATVTNGKATWTYTTPNEDGQGYLVTATGGDGTHAETAIDASTSWTSFPRMGYLSHFKPTAPEGTGGHTTYEAFLFQKPQDYIDKLSRDYHINALQYYDWQYRHEQPVATGNLENEWPLWYRDTYASKNTINNYIQDAKNANMGSLAYSMAYAANDNYDTNTIKDEWRLREDNGSYWVRDLGEQWWVPTPKGVDKPKSHQFMMNVNNEDWRTYITGQYKTQKTEFKFNGTHIDTLGQTSKKDASGNPVDLTDGLAALVDDTHKNVGGQVGINLPDGAGSEKINKASAAYMYTELWDHNETNAQVASYLQSARNNAGNKPQIVAAYANNYDPTISLPDPKDSKKTIHPGVTPDEGTRIEAESDQASVSGGVQILSGDDSASGGAYAGNFSGGGSTVTFTVDAGQGGTFTLATRYARQDADAGFHQMILDMGKTEQKLIKYAHFDATGSYYTWKDMTETIELTPGTHTISFWVPNDMNYTPVNIDCITFREFNADSVKLADAAFAANGAHHLELGDYGRMLDNEFFVNSGRSMSADLQTWMKNYYNISTAYENLLFGDNLTRKERQVEVSTNGVGLPTSTDGAANTIWANTMTSKAGTALHLINLRTNDNEGNDEYWRNAAKPILAFDNTSVTYHLEDGEAIPGSIFAVSPDVDGGRPTPLDFTTGTDDQGRTTITFNVGRLASWDMVVFSPATYADRAAAAPQAVDTSDNAATTDADDAGLVPATIVGQLRNGLGQCLTSQDPKGSNGTPVANSKCAGNSAAQTVIYEGDGHIRIGDRCVDVLGGYTEEGTVAHMWTCYPALESQKWDLNENGQLENRASGLCLTIPGDTTRDATQAVISQCSDSSKSQRWTLTDTSGQ; this is encoded by the coding sequence ATGGAGACACGACATCCCCTGACCATCCCCGCGGCCATCGTGCTGGGCACCGCGGTCGTCGCCACCGCTCTGCCCCTGCCGAGCAGCACCCCGGCAACCGCCACTGGCACGGCGCACGTCACCCGCGCCTACACGGACAAGTCCACGCACGAACCGGGTAAGCAGGCAACGATCACGGCCGAGGCCTCGACCGAGGGAACCGTCCACTTCTCCGTCAGCCACCTCGGCGTCGAAATCGACTCGGGCGACGCCACCGTGACGAACGGCAAGGCCACCTGGACCTACACAACGCCGAACGAAGACGGCCAAGGGTACCTCGTCACCGCGACCGGTGGGGACGGCACCCACGCAGAAACAGCCATCGACGCCTCCACAAGCTGGACGAGCTTCCCACGCATGGGCTACCTCTCCCACTTCAAGCCCACCGCACCCGAAGGCACTGGCGGACACACCACCTACGAGGCGTTCCTCTTCCAGAAGCCGCAGGACTACATCGACAAGCTCAGCCGGGACTACCACATCAACGCGCTGCAGTACTACGACTGGCAGTACCGCCACGAGCAGCCCGTCGCCACAGGCAACCTCGAGAACGAGTGGCCCCTGTGGTACCGGGACACCTACGCGTCGAAGAACACGATCAACAATTACATCCAAGACGCGAAGAACGCCAACATGGGCTCACTCGCCTACTCGATGGCGTACGCGGCCAACGACAACTACGACACGAACACCATCAAGGACGAGTGGCGTCTGCGTGAGGACAACGGATCCTATTGGGTTCGCGACCTCGGCGAGCAGTGGTGGGTACCAACCCCCAAGGGCGTGGACAAACCCAAGAGTCACCAGTTCATGATGAACGTCAACAACGAAGACTGGCGCACCTACATCACCGGGCAATACAAGACGCAGAAGACCGAATTCAAATTCAACGGCACTCACATCGACACGCTCGGGCAAACCTCGAAGAAGGACGCCTCCGGCAATCCTGTTGACCTAACCGACGGCCTGGCAGCCCTCGTTGATGACACGCACAAGAACGTCGGCGGCCAGGTAGGCATCAACCTGCCCGACGGTGCAGGAAGCGAGAAGATCAACAAGGCGTCCGCCGCCTACATGTACACGGAATTGTGGGACCACAACGAGACAAACGCACAGGTTGCGTCTTACCTGCAGAGCGCTCGCAACAATGCCGGTAACAAGCCGCAGATCGTGGCCGCATACGCAAACAACTACGACCCCACAATCTCCTTGCCCGATCCGAAGGATTCTAAGAAGACGATCCATCCGGGCGTGACTCCGGACGAGGGTACGCGCATCGAGGCCGAGTCCGACCAGGCGAGCGTGAGCGGCGGCGTCCAGATCCTCTCCGGCGACGATTCCGCGTCGGGTGGCGCCTACGCGGGCAACTTCTCCGGGGGCGGCAGCACCGTCACCTTCACCGTCGACGCCGGTCAGGGCGGCACCTTCACGCTTGCGACGCGATACGCCAGGCAGGATGCGGACGCCGGCTTCCACCAGATGATCCTTGACATGGGTAAGACCGAGCAGAAGCTCATCAAGTACGCCCACTTCGACGCCACGGGCAGCTACTACACGTGGAAGGACATGACGGAGACCATCGAGCTCACGCCCGGTACCCACACGATCTCCTTCTGGGTCCCCAACGACATGAATTACACGCCCGTCAACATCGACTGCATCACCTTCCGCGAATTCAACGCGGATTCCGTCAAGCTCGCAGACGCGGCATTCGCGGCGAACGGCGCGCACCACCTGGAGCTCGGCGACTACGGGCGCATGCTGGACAACGAGTTCTTCGTGAACTCTGGGCGCTCCATGTCCGCTGACCTCCAGACGTGGATGAAGAACTACTACAACATCTCCACCGCCTACGAGAACCTGCTCTTCGGTGACAACCTGACGCGCAAGGAACGCCAGGTCGAGGTCTCGACGAATGGCGTGGGCCTGCCGACCTCGACGGACGGTGCCGCGAACACGATCTGGGCGAACACGATGACGTCCAAAGCGGGCACGGCCCTGCACCTGATCAACCTGCGCACCAACGACAACGAGGGCAACGACGAGTACTGGCGCAATGCCGCCAAGCCGATCCTCGCCTTCGATAACACGTCCGTCACCTACCACTTGGAGGACGGCGAGGCGATCCCCGGTTCGATCTTCGCCGTCAGCCCGGACGTTGACGGTGGCCGCCCGACGCCCCTCGACTTCACGACGGGCACGGATGATCAGGGCCGCACGACGATCACCTTCAACGTGGGCCGCCTGGCCTCGTGGGACATGGTGGTCTTCTCCCCCGCCACCTACGCGGACCGCGCAGCTGCTGCACCTCAGGCAGTGGACACGTCCGACAACGCCGCCACAACTGACGCGGACGACGCGGGCCTCGTGCCCGCGACGATCGTCGGCCAGCTGCGCAACGGCCTCGGCCAGTGCCTGACCTCCCAGGATCCGAAGGGATCCAACGGCACCCCCGTGGCGAACAGCAAGTGCGCCGGGAACAGCGCCGCGCAGACGGTCATCTACGAGGGCGACGGGCACATCCGCATCGGCGACCGCTGCGTCGACGTCCTGGGCGGCTACACCGAGGAGGGCACGGTCGCGCACATGTGGACCTGCTACCCGGCTTTGGAATCCCAGAAGTGGGATCTCAACGAGAACGGCCAGCTCGAAAACCGCGCGTCCGGCCTGTGCCTGACGATCCCGGGCGACACGACGCGCGACGCCACGCAGGCGGTCATCTCGCAGTGCTCCGACTCCTCCAAGTCGCAGCGCTGGACGCTCACAGACACCTCCGGACAGTAA
- a CDS encoding DUF4232 domain-containing protein, whose protein sequence is MINTRRILAVTSLSALALGIAACSPQGTQPQSGSTASSASPSASASQNDMPAQSGAGPQSGVPDEGNQAPEVNVADNDQRCDLTNLQPSIDSQQEAGGTTYVEIGFINEGPSCWIDGFPQIIFSGGGSVISTAVRDGEDPGNVYTIAQGGRLGVTLTAESTDGVEGCNPADSELVDIMPEAGTGATSLQLTLRVCQEMPSVSVSPFEPRS, encoded by the coding sequence ATGATCAACACGCGACGCATTCTTGCCGTGACCTCCCTGTCCGCCCTGGCCCTGGGTATCGCCGCCTGTTCCCCGCAGGGCACGCAGCCCCAGTCGGGGTCGACGGCCTCGTCCGCTTCCCCGAGCGCTTCTGCCTCGCAGAACGACATGCCCGCCCAGAGCGGCGCTGGCCCCCAGAGCGGCGTGCCCGACGAGGGTAACCAGGCCCCCGAGGTGAACGTTGCCGACAACGACCAGCGTTGCGACCTAACGAACCTGCAGCCTTCCATCGACTCTCAGCAGGAGGCGGGCGGCACCACGTACGTGGAAATCGGCTTCATAAACGAGGGGCCCTCGTGCTGGATTGACGGCTTCCCGCAGATCATCTTCTCCGGCGGCGGCTCCGTCATCTCCACCGCCGTGCGCGACGGCGAGGATCCCGGAAACGTCTACACGATCGCTCAGGGAGGCCGCCTGGGCGTGACCCTGACGGCAGAATCGACGGACGGCGTCGAAGGCTGCAACCCCGCTGATTCGGAGCTGGTCGACATCATGCCCGAGGCTGGCACCGGCGCGACGAGCCTGCAGCTGACCTTGCGCGTGTGCCAGGAGATGCCCTCGGTGTCGGTCAGCCCCTTTGAGCCGCGGTCCTGA
- a CDS encoding amino acid permease — protein sequence MATPTPDDIASDVRERSNTALKRGLASRHMQMIAIGGAIGTGLFLASGATVANAGPGGALLAYAAIGLMVLLLMQSLGEMSAHQPVAGSFQTFATKFISPSFGFAMGWNYWFNWAVTVAADLVASGLVMAYWFPSVPSWIWAVGFLVIVVGLNALSARVYGEAEFWLAAIKVVIVIVFVLSGVFMIAGVMGENSPGLSNWTTGDAPFHNGFVGVIAVFMIAGFSFQGTELVGVAAGESENPRRDVPRSIRTVFWRIMFFYIGAIAVIGTLLPYTDPSLLSAADDSANNIAQSPFTLVFARMGIGAAAAVMNAVILTSILSAGNSGLYAASRMLHSMALKRQAPAIFARVTKGGVPAYAMAVTTVTAALGFLTQLVFNDAYIWLVNIVGISGIIMWLGIAVSHIRFRRAYLLQGYRLEDLPYRSPFFPAGPIIAFVMCLVVMAGQNYEAVLHGQVWEVASSYIGLPLFGAVWWGYHVARKDRVVPLAEMDVAPVEIEPVTR from the coding sequence ATGGCTACCCCCACTCCCGACGACATCGCCAGCGATGTGCGCGAGCGCTCCAACACGGCGCTCAAGCGCGGCCTGGCGTCGCGTCATATGCAGATGATCGCCATCGGCGGCGCGATCGGCACGGGCCTCTTCCTGGCCTCCGGTGCGACAGTCGCGAACGCCGGTCCGGGCGGTGCCCTTCTCGCCTACGCGGCGATTGGCCTGATGGTGCTGCTGCTCATGCAGTCCCTAGGTGAGATGAGCGCGCACCAGCCCGTTGCGGGGTCCTTCCAGACCTTCGCCACGAAGTTCATTTCCCCGTCTTTCGGCTTCGCGATGGGGTGGAACTACTGGTTCAACTGGGCGGTGACGGTCGCCGCGGACCTTGTGGCATCGGGCTTGGTTATGGCCTATTGGTTCCCGTCCGTTCCTTCGTGGATATGGGCGGTGGGCTTCCTCGTGATCGTCGTTGGGCTCAATGCGCTCTCGGCGAGAGTCTACGGTGAGGCCGAATTCTGGTTGGCCGCCATCAAGGTCGTCATTGTCATCGTCTTTGTCCTGTCGGGCGTCTTCATGATCGCCGGCGTGATGGGCGAAAACTCTCCGGGTCTGTCGAATTGGACGACCGGGGACGCGCCCTTCCATAACGGCTTCGTGGGCGTTATCGCGGTCTTCATGATCGCCGGATTCTCCTTCCAGGGCACCGAGCTGGTGGGCGTTGCAGCGGGCGAGTCTGAGAATCCGCGCAGGGACGTGCCGCGCTCGATCCGCACGGTGTTCTGGCGCATCATGTTCTTCTACATTGGCGCGATCGCCGTGATCGGCACGCTGCTGCCGTACACGGATCCGAGTCTGCTGAGCGCGGCCGATGACTCGGCGAACAACATCGCCCAGTCGCCCTTCACGCTCGTGTTCGCGCGCATGGGGATTGGCGCGGCGGCCGCTGTCATGAACGCGGTCATCCTGACCTCGATCCTGTCCGCGGGTAACTCGGGCCTGTACGCGGCCTCGCGCATGCTGCACTCGATGGCCCTCAAGCGCCAGGCGCCCGCGATCTTCGCCCGCGTCACCAAGGGCGGCGTGCCGGCGTACGCGATGGCGGTGACGACGGTGACCGCGGCGCTCGGCTTCCTCACGCAGCTGGTCTTCAACGACGCGTACATCTGGCTGGTGAACATCGTCGGTATTTCCGGCATCATCATGTGGCTGGGTATCGCGGTCAGTCATATTCGTTTCCGCCGCGCGTACCTGCTGCAGGGATATCGCCTCGAGGACCTGCCGTATCGATCGCCGTTCTTCCCGGCGGGCCCGATCATCGCTTTCGTCATGTGCCTGGTGGTCATGGCGGGACAGAACTATGAAGCCGTGCTTCATGGCCAGGTCTGGGAGGTCGCCTCCTCCTACATCGGCCTGCCGCTGTTCGGCGCGGTCTGGTGGGGCTACCACGTCGCGCGCAAGGATCGGGTGGTGCCTCTGGCTGAGATGGACGTGGCGCCCGTGGAGATTGAGCCGGTCACTCGATAG
- a CDS encoding MgtC/SapB family protein, whose translation MTQSLMSIGWMLLALVLSASIGLERQIRGKSAGIRTQAIVGLTACLMMLISKYGFSDILVDGITRYDPSRVASQIVSGIGFLGAGIILTRHGAIRGLTTAATIWETAAIGMACGAGLWWLAVAGTVLHFIVIALLTPLVQFILMRTHGHKVTLTIHYTPGHGVLSTILSQVSSLGWTVSAVSTHTDSSDRATTARFTAATRQDLSRSLLVTTLADLDGVAGVDISEDDDE comes from the coding sequence ATGACGCAATCCCTTATGAGCATCGGTTGGATGCTCCTCGCCCTCGTCCTCTCTGCATCCATCGGCCTCGAACGCCAGATCCGAGGCAAGAGCGCGGGCATTCGAACGCAGGCCATCGTCGGCCTCACCGCCTGCCTCATGATGCTGATCTCCAAATACGGCTTCTCCGACATCCTCGTCGACGGGATCACTCGCTACGACCCCTCTCGCGTCGCCTCACAGATCGTCTCGGGCATCGGCTTCCTCGGCGCGGGCATCATCCTCACCCGCCACGGTGCGATTCGAGGCCTCACGACCGCGGCCACCATCTGGGAGACCGCGGCGATCGGCATGGCGTGTGGGGCGGGCCTGTGGTGGCTTGCCGTGGCCGGCACGGTTTTACATTTCATCGTCATCGCCCTCCTGACGCCCCTCGTTCAGTTCATCCTCATGCGTACCCATGGCCACAAGGTAACGCTCACTATCCATTACACGCCGGGGCACGGCGTCCTCTCCACGATTCTGAGCCAGGTCTCTTCCCTGGGCTGGACGGTCTCGGCGGTATCGACCCACACGGATTCAAGTGACCGCGCAACCACCGCGCGATTCACTGCTGCGACGCGCCAGGACCTCTCACGCTCCCTGCTGGTGACCACCCTGGCCGACCTCGATGGCGTCGCGGGCGTCGACATCAGCGAAGACGACGACGAATAA